From a single Arachis hypogaea cultivar Tifrunner chromosome 3, arahy.Tifrunner.gnm2.J5K5, whole genome shotgun sequence genomic region:
- the LOC112790870 gene encoding uncharacterized protein has translation MSSGLYSFETTFQAHSSSDMVTADGGDLAFLTDPFPFFENSTTNNDIGQHCSSNQSMFDEALSSSSVDPFSSCFFSFSPPSIHLENLSLQTNNKNNRVDPNLESDFASFSSGFDVTQVVKSEECQIGVEFDYGYNNHNHQHFFPHSYSGAENVAKYMQRSFSSNSFHGKPGNFLFQNNHSDTLNNNNNNNNMKSPSFQRHDMNSPENSAFNGQMRRVCSTGDLQKCQREGSLLEEPNFKVGRYSAEERKERISKYRAKRSQRNFNKTIKYACRKTLADNRPRIRGRFARNDEERDIIPIPNHKAPCSARDDEDEEVDFWIEGLRLHEEQEDVTVNAYGPNQFQYFRF, from the exons ATGTCTTCTGGTCTGTATTCATTTGAAACCACTTTCCAAGCACATTCAAGCTCAGACATGGTCACTGCTGATGGAGGAGACCTTGCTTTTCTCACTGACCCTTTTCCTTTCTTCGAAAACAGCACTACTAATAATGATATTGGTCAACACTGTTCGAGCAACCAAAGCATGTTCGATGAggctctttcttcttcttctgttgaCCCTTTTTCATCttgcttcttttctttctctcctccaaGTATTCACTTAGAAAACCTTAGCCTTCAGACCAACAACAAGAACAACCGTGTTGATCCCAATTTGGAGAGTGACTTTGCAAGTTTCTCATCGGGTTTTGATGTGACACAAGTAGTGAAGAGTGAGGAGTGCCAAATCGGTGTTGAATTTGATTATGGatataataatcataatcacCAACACTTTTTTCCCCACAGTTATAGCGGTGCTGAGAATGTGGCAAAATACATGCAGAGGAGTTTCAGCAGCAACTCCTTTCATGGCAAACCTGGCAATTTTCTGTTCCAAAATAATCACTCTGACACActgaacaacaacaataataataacaacatgaAATCTCCAAGTTTTCAAAGGCATGATATGAATTCACCTGAAAACAGTGCCTTCAATGGACAAATGAGGAGGGTGTGCAGCACTGGAGATTTGCAG AAGTGTCAAAGGGAAGGATCATTGTTGGAGGAACCGAATTTCAAAGTAGGGCGTTATAGTGccgaagaaagaaaagaaagaatatcaAAATATAGAGCCAAGAGAAGCCAGAGGAACTTCAACAAAACCATCAAG TATGCATGCCGAAAAACACTAGCCGACAATCGACCGCGCATACGTGGCAGATTCGCACGCAACGACGAGGAGCGCGACATTATTCCTATTCCAAATCACAAGGCTCCATGTTCAGCCCGAGATGATGAAGACGAAGAAGTCGATTTCTGG ATTGAAGGGTTGCGGTTGCATGAAGAGCAGGAGGATGTAACAGTCAACGCTTATGGACCTAATCAGTTTCAGTACTTTCGTTTCTAA